A single genomic interval of Hevea brasiliensis isolate MT/VB/25A 57/8 chromosome 4, ASM3005281v1, whole genome shotgun sequence harbors:
- the LOC131179435 gene encoding uncharacterized protein LOC131179435 has translation MDQLATYNKLLENQIAQQASSSSKVIGKLPSQSEMNPKQQCKAVILRSGRILEDQRPEINQKITEAAHDEIETQAKREETLANKEALSQMPSYAKFLKEIFSNERKLDDYEIAALTNECNAILQNKLPPKLKDHGSFSIPCLIGNINIDKAFYDLGASVSLMPLSICQKLNVGELKLTTISLQLVDRSVKYPIGILKNIPLKVGKFFIPVDFVILEMEEDV, from the exons ATGGACCAATTGGCCACTTACAACAAATTGCTTGAGAATCAGATTGCTCAGCAAGCCAGTTCTTCAAGTAAAGTCATTGGTAAACTACCTAGTCAATCAGAGATGAACCCAAAGCAGCAATGCAAGGCAGTTATCTTGAGGAGTGGTAGGATACTAGAagaccaaaggccagaaataaaTCAGAAGATAACAGAAGCAGCCCATGATGAAATAGAGACTCAAGCAAAAAGAGAGGAAACACTAGCTAATAAAG AAGCTCTATCTCAAATGCCATCATATGCTAAGTTCTTAAAAGAAATATTTTCAAACGAAAGGAAGCTTGATGACTATGAGATAGCGGCTCTCACAAATGAATGCAATGCAATCTTGCAGAACAAACTACCTCCAAAGCTAAAAGACCATGGAAGCTTCTCAATACCTTGTCTTATTGGCAACATCAATATTGACAAGGCCTTTTATGACTTGGGAGCAAGTGTTAGTCTGATGCCCCTATCTATCTGTCAAAAGCTGAATGTTGGAGAGCTCAAATTGACTACAATCTCTTTGCAACTAGTTGATAGATCTGTCAAATACCCGATAGGAATTCTAAAGAACATCCCCCTAAAGGTTGGCAAATTCTTTATACCAGTTGACTTTGTTATTctagagatggaggaggatgtttGA